A window of Gemmatimonadota bacterium contains these coding sequences:
- a CDS encoding helix-turn-helix domain-containing protein: MPIQIDNVTYYSATEVIGDLNVSRQTLWRWRNEGKVPAGHRYRNRSVLFTSDEVEEIRQFANRIEPIDQSDANQLKLFIHKRPDLSKV, from the coding sequence ATGCCCATTCAGATTGACAATGTAACCTATTATTCAGCAACCGAAGTGATAGGTGACTTGAATGTGTCGCGCCAAACGCTCTGGCGGTGGCGAAATGAGGGCAAAGTTCCTGCCGGGCATCGGTATCGCAATAGGAGCGTTCTCTTTACCTCTGATGAGGTCGAAGAGATTCGTCAATTTGCCAATAGAATTGAACCTATTGATCAATCCGATGCAAATCAGTTGAAACTTTTTATCCATAAACGTCCTGATTTGTCTAAGGTCTGA
- a CDS encoding FtsX-like permease family protein: MFRNYLIIALRNLKRQKTFSAINILGLAIGLATCILIVLYIQDELSFDSWHAKGDRIYRVMRETKAGGQSNYLPDTSGALAEALERDFPEVEKAVRVWIDFIDVSLGEKEFPLSICIADPEIFAIFDFPFVRGNLETAFLNPNAIAITESAAKRLFGDEDPIGKTITSESKHHGGERTITAIIKDVPRNSTLSRYGETDYIDYIGTGSFSSEGAKYLWEDWIPTDGWRPVNTYVLLREGADPKALSAKLSEFMDRYMGAEIARTNAYHLQPLNRIYLYSRQDYNLDWYGDIDRVYQFGAIAVLVLAIGCINFTNLTTAQSARRAHEVGLRKVSGAYRSQLMGQFLGESVLTAMVALVLALSAVELVLPEFNAFFYKQIELNLSSDPLLAISLIGIAVFVGLLAGVYPAFFLSAYEPTETLKGAFRAGSRGQWIRRGLVVAQFAISIILLASTGVIYQQLDYIKNKHLGLNMEQMVLMPIFVLDQETKLDPGKKLAARYATVKQAFLAHPNALEATAYRWRVGWSGGIIRTIRAEGHEGTDWRMPLLEVDEDYLDVFQIELVEGRKFDPIAFPTDTSKAFIINETAVARLGWDDPVGKSFEWVDRERNRKGTVVGVVKDFHYGPLQEEIGPVALTLRHQQFYSLGVRVKAGGMEETLTFFEKTWKRFAPADQPFDYLMWDQQFEYMYSAEQRAQALTLLSSGMAILLACMGLFGLAAFTVEQRVKEIGVRKVLGASVSNIVMLISRTFAIMVLIANLFAWPVAYFAMRSWLDGFAYRTDLSWWIFVLSGAVALAIALFTVSFHALRAALSNPVEALRHE; the protein is encoded by the coding sequence GTGTTTAGAAATTACCTGATTATCGCGCTGAGAAATCTCAAGCGGCAAAAGACCTTTAGCGCGATTAATATTTTGGGGCTTGCCATTGGTCTGGCTACGTGCATTTTGATCGTGCTCTATATTCAGGATGAGTTGAGTTTTGACAGTTGGCATGCAAAAGGAGATCGGATTTATCGCGTGATGCGGGAGACTAAGGCTGGGGGACAATCGAATTATTTGCCCGATACGTCGGGCGCACTGGCAGAGGCACTTGAGCGGGACTTTCCCGAGGTGGAGAAAGCCGTGCGCGTATGGATTGATTTCATAGACGTAAGCCTGGGAGAAAAAGAATTTCCACTGAGTATCTGTATTGCCGATCCCGAGATATTTGCAATTTTCGATTTTCCATTTGTGCGTGGCAATCTCGAAACTGCATTTCTCAATCCCAATGCTATTGCTATAACAGAATCAGCAGCAAAGCGGTTATTTGGAGACGAAGACCCGATTGGCAAGACCATCACCTCTGAAAGCAAGCATCACGGAGGTGAGCGCACCATCACTGCTATAATAAAAGATGTGCCCCGCAACTCTACACTCAGCCGCTACGGTGAAACCGATTATATCGATTATATCGGAACAGGCAGTTTCTCGTCCGAAGGCGCGAAATATCTCTGGGAAGATTGGATACCAACCGATGGTTGGCGTCCGGTCAATACGTATGTTTTGCTGCGGGAAGGGGCGGATCCAAAGGCGCTGTCCGCGAAGCTTTCCGAATTTATGGATCGCTATATGGGTGCAGAGATCGCGCGCACAAATGCATATCATCTCCAGCCTCTCAATCGCATTTATCTCTATTCGAGGCAGGACTACAACCTGGATTGGTACGGCGATATTGACCGCGTTTATCAATTTGGGGCTATTGCAGTTCTGGTGCTTGCGATTGGATGTATTAATTTCACAAATTTGACGACGGCGCAATCGGCTCGCAGGGCGCACGAGGTGGGTTTGCGAAAGGTATCGGGTGCGTATCGTTCACAACTGATGGGGCAGTTTTTGGGCGAGTCTGTTCTCACGGCAATGGTCGCGCTTGTGCTCGCGCTTAGTGCCGTCGAACTTGTGCTTCCCGAGTTTAATGCCTTTTTCTATAAGCAGATTGAGTTGAATTTGTCGAGTGATCCTTTGCTCGCCATTTCTTTGATTGGTATTGCCGTATTTGTCGGGCTGTTGGCTGGTGTTTATCCCGCATTTTTTCTTTCGGCGTATGAACCCACAGAGACGTTAAAGGGGGCTTTTCGCGCGGGTTCTCGGGGGCAGTGGATTCGGAGGGGATTGGTGGTGGCGCAGTTTGCTATTTCAATTATTTTGCTCGCGAGTACGGGGGTGATCTATCAGCAACTCGACTATATCAAAAATAAGCATTTGGGTCTTAATATGGAGCAGATGGTACTCATGCCCATATTTGTTCTCGATCAGGAGACAAAATTGGACCCGGGGAAAAAGCTCGCCGCCCGTTATGCCACGGTAAAGCAGGCATTCCTCGCCCATCCGAATGCGCTCGAAGCAACGGCGTATCGCTGGCGGGTTGGTTGGAGTGGGGGGATTATCCGGACCATTCGGGCAGAGGGACACGAGGGCACGGACTGGCGCATGCCTCTCTTGGAGGTCGATGAAGATTATCTCGATGTGTTTCAAATCGAACTGGTAGAAGGGCGCAAATTTGATCCGATTGCATTTCCCACAGATACGTCAAAAGCCTTTATCATCAATGAAACAGCGGTTGCGCGGCTCGGTTGGGACGATCCTGTTGGCAAATCTTTTGAGTGGGTTGATCGAGAGAGGAATCGGAAGGGGACGGTGGTTGGCGTAGTGAAAGATTTTCACTACGGTCCGTTGCAAGAAGAAATTGGTCCTGTTGCACTAACGCTTCGGCACCAGCAATTTTACAGTTTGGGCGTGCGCGTTAAAGCCGGAGGCATGGAAGAGACGCTCACTTTTTTTGAAAAGACGTGGAAGCGTTTCGCGCCTGCAGATCAGCCTTTTGACTATTTGATGTGGGATCAGCAGTTTGAATATATGTACTCTGCAGAACAACGGGCGCAGGCGCTGACGTTGCTTTCCTCAGGGATGGCAATTTTGCTCGCGTGTATGGGGCTTTTTGGCCTTGCGGCATTTACGGTTGAGCAGCGTGTGAAAGAGATTGGAGTGCGCAAGGTGTTGGGTGCGAGCGTGTCCAATATTGTGATGTTGATTTCCAGGACATTTGCCATTATGGTTTTGATTGCGAATCTGTTTGCATGGCCGGTTGCGTATTTTGCGATGCGAAGTTGGCTGGATGGTTTTGCTTATCGCACGGATCTTTCGTGGTGGATATTTGTTTTGAGTGGCGCGGTTGCCCTGGCGATTGCGTTGTTTACTGTGAGTTTCCACGCTCTTCGCGCGGCGCTGTCCAATCCGGTGGAAGCCTTGCGGCATGAATAG
- a CDS encoding cysteine desulfurase: MREVYLDNNATTRPFPEVREAMMGVLGEDFGNPSSAHSAGDRVREAMVSAREAVAQLVGAEPDQIVFMGSGTEANNTVFNSVVQRAPTGKRVRIVTTTVEHSSIVKMCDYLGARGVEVVSVPVDRCGQLVWEALDEAITPDTDLVSVQWVNNETGAILPVEEIARLCQSRGVLFHIDAAQAVGKLPISVTESPVDFLTFTAHKFHGPQGIGALYVRSPKGLLSLLWGGSQEGGLRPGTENVPGIIGMGTAAQVRLERLKDVQGLMASLRDNFEQSVIDRVPDVEINGNPNMRVCNTTNLLFRNVDGQALVARLDQEGVRCSQSSACTNQRPEPSYVLRAMGLSEAEAYASIRFSFSEFNTIEDVDETVAYLARLCEQLRRFSQRRLSRLAEVG, encoded by the coding sequence ATGCGAGAAGTGTATTTAGACAATAATGCGACGACGCGACCTTTCCCCGAGGTGCGCGAGGCAATGATGGGTGTATTGGGTGAGGATTTTGGCAATCCGTCAAGCGCACATTCGGCTGGCGACCGAGTGCGTGAAGCAATGGTCTCAGCACGTGAAGCTGTTGCACAGTTGGTCGGGGCTGAGCCGGATCAGATTGTGTTTATGGGGAGTGGGACTGAGGCGAATAATACGGTGTTTAATTCTGTTGTTCAACGCGCCCCAACCGGAAAACGGGTTCGCATTGTGACGACGACTGTAGAACACTCGTCAATTGTGAAGATGTGTGACTATCTCGGCGCAAGAGGCGTTGAAGTGGTATCTGTTCCGGTGGATCGTTGCGGGCAGTTGGTTTGGGAAGCATTGGATGAGGCTATTACGCCAGACACTGACCTGGTTTCCGTGCAGTGGGTGAATAATGAAACAGGCGCGATTTTGCCTGTTGAGGAGATTGCTCGGCTTTGTCAATCCCGAGGGGTGTTATTTCACATCGATGCGGCGCAGGCTGTTGGCAAATTGCCCATTTCTGTAACAGAATCGCCCGTTGATTTTTTGACTTTTACTGCACACAAATTCCACGGACCACAGGGGATCGGAGCACTTTATGTGAGGTCGCCCAAAGGATTATTATCATTGCTTTGGGGCGGATCGCAAGAAGGCGGGTTGCGACCAGGGACAGAGAATGTGCCAGGCATTATTGGCATGGGAACCGCGGCTCAGGTGCGATTGGAGCGATTGAAGGATGTACAGGGGCTTATGGCTTCGCTTCGGGATAATTTTGAGCAGTCTGTCATTGATCGTGTGCCTGATGTGGAGATCAACGGTAATCCCAATATGCGGGTTTGCAATACGACAAATTTGCTGTTTCGTAATGTAGATGGTCAGGCACTCGTGGCGCGGTTGGATCAAGAAGGAGTGCGATGTTCACAGAGTTCGGCATGTACCAATCAGCGACCCGAGCCTTCGTATGTGTTGCGAGCTATGGGTCTGTCTGAGGCTGAGGCTTATGCGAGTATCCGGTTTAGCTTTTCAGAGTTCAATACAATTGAAGATGTCGATGAGACGGTTGCATATCTGGCGCGATTGTGTGAACAATTGCGGAGGTTCAGTCAGCGGCGATTGTCGCGTTTAGCGGAGGTGGGTTGA
- a CDS encoding DUF4007 family protein translates to MKFSGHETFAIREGWLHKGLKLLIEEPELLYDEYVADWLGVGKNMSRSIRHWLAVTGLAERVTGSGRQTRLKETELGRLIYERDCYFNEVGTWWALHLNLVAPKTQVYTWQWFFNHFNLHRFDRSVCLESLRRHVLMSGVRSPRTSTLERDLACMLTSYGRVIPVEHDDPEEARECPFVELGLLNHFRMSGYYQLHQGAKDVPPHLFGYALAQAFPDLTEGEGTVDIPLLQAARQPGGPGRAFVLTGESLFDLTSQVEANLGSREIQIAGLAGSRMIRVSKKKSLDWLQNYYADLERGDRRAA, encoded by the coding sequence ATGAAGTTTAGCGGACACGAAACTTTTGCAATTCGAGAAGGGTGGCTTCACAAAGGACTCAAGTTACTCATTGAGGAACCCGAGTTGCTATATGATGAATATGTTGCGGATTGGCTCGGCGTTGGAAAAAATATGTCCCGTTCTATTCGTCATTGGCTGGCGGTAACGGGACTGGCGGAGCGCGTGACAGGCAGTGGGCGTCAGACCAGATTGAAAGAAACGGAGCTTGGCAGGCTTATTTATGAGCGAGATTGCTATTTTAATGAAGTGGGAACATGGTGGGCTTTGCATCTGAATCTGGTTGCCCCTAAGACACAGGTATATACATGGCAATGGTTTTTCAACCATTTTAACTTGCACCGATTTGATCGGTCAGTGTGCCTGGAGAGTTTACGCCGACATGTGCTTATGTCAGGGGTCCGTTCGCCCAGGACATCGACTTTGGAACGCGATCTCGCATGTATGTTGACCAGCTATGGGCGCGTGATTCCCGTTGAGCACGACGATCCAGAAGAGGCTCGGGAATGTCCATTTGTCGAATTGGGGTTGCTGAACCATTTTCGGATGTCGGGATATTATCAATTACATCAAGGAGCGAAGGATGTGCCTCCCCATTTGTTCGGTTATGCCCTGGCTCAGGCTTTTCCAGACTTGACCGAAGGCGAGGGGACCGTAGATATTCCGCTACTTCAGGCTGCGCGACAACCCGGGGGCCCCGGTCGGGCATTTGTTTTGACAGGTGAATCGCTGTTTGACTTGACCTCACAAGTCGAAGCCAATCTGGGTTCGCGGGAGATTCAAATTGCTGGCCTGGCTGGTAGTCGTATGATTCGTGTGAGTAAGAAAAAGTCTCTCGATTGGTTGCAAAACTATTACGCAGATTTGGAACGAGGAGATCGTCGTGCCGCATAA
- a CDS encoding phosphoadenosine phosphosulfate reductase family protein: protein MATLKEALASLQDNPEMRHIVSVSGGKDSAALAIYMRQYYPEIRAEYVFCDTGCELDETYQYLERLEALLGVKIVHLNALDGLKVEKKPGRNPFDMYLNEIYGGYLPSPRSRWCTRVLKIEPFEDYVGDSQAYSYIGIRDDEDRDGYIAKKPPSISQQPNIIPVYPFKDDGLGLSDIKQILEESGLGLPEYYKWRSRSGCYFCFYQQIGEWQRLKEEHPDLFEKAKEYEQVKDGKKFTWVDGKTLDDIANQPLKPLPVIDETEGCAICHL from the coding sequence ATGGCAACGCTCAAGGAAGCACTGGCAAGCTTGCAGGATAATCCCGAGATGCGCCACATTGTTAGTGTATCGGGCGGGAAAGATTCTGCTGCATTGGCGATTTATATGCGTCAGTATTATCCAGAGATTCGTGCGGAGTATGTATTTTGTGATACCGGATGCGAGTTGGATGAGACATATCAATACCTGGAGCGTTTGGAAGCCTTATTAGGTGTGAAGATCGTGCATTTGAACGCACTCGACGGCTTAAAGGTGGAGAAGAAACCCGGTCGCAATCCGTTTGATATGTATTTGAATGAAATATACGGTGGCTATTTGCCCAGTCCGAGGTCGCGGTGGTGTACGCGCGTGCTGAAAATTGAGCCTTTTGAGGATTATGTTGGTGATAGCCAGGCGTATAGTTATATTGGTATCCGCGATGATGAAGACCGGGATGGGTACATCGCAAAAAAGCCACCCTCAATTTCTCAACAACCCAATATCATTCCCGTTTATCCATTTAAGGACGATGGACTTGGTCTGTCTGATATTAAACAGATTCTGGAGGAGTCTGGGTTAGGACTGCCTGAGTATTACAAGTGGCGGTCACGGTCAGGGTGCTACTTTTGCTTTTATCAGCAGATTGGGGAATGGCAGAGGTTGAAAGAAGAACACCCAGATCTATTCGAGAAAGCAAAGGAATATGAACAGGTGAAGGATGGAAAGAAATTTACCTGGGTGGATGGGAAAACCTTAGACGACATTGCAAATCAGCCGCTCAAACCTTTGCCCGTGATTGATGAGACGGAGGGTTGTGCGATTTGTCATTTGTGA